The following coding sequences are from one Phycisphaerae bacterium window:
- a CDS encoding ABC transporter substrate-binding protein: MNLSKQISFRRQILLLILLVAICTLLSGCGKKTQKVYRVGILCGLDYIADIPDSFKAKMTELGYIEGENIIYDIQRTNFEPAKEEQILRQFVKDKVDLIFTFPTEVSMAAKAATQGTNIPVLFTFANIEDTSLVDSVRQPGGNITGVRYPGPDLAVKRFEIMLELVPQVKRIWIPYQRGYPIVASQLKVLYPVAEASGVTLVECPADNAAELEAELDARTKSADIGIDAMLIIAEPLGVTADAFAVMGKFAAEHKVPIGGALMLVGDYGSVFGVNVNTVNMGKQTAILADKILKGTPASTIPVVSAEGFFQFNYKAAQELGLTVPEGLLSKADEIIR; encoded by the coding sequence ATGAATCTAAGTAAGCAAATCAGTTTTAGACGGCAAATACTGCTTCTAATTCTATTAGTTGCGATTTGTACACTTTTGAGCGGCTGTGGTAAAAAAACGCAAAAGGTATATCGCGTGGGTATTCTGTGCGGCCTAGATTATATTGCCGATATACCAGATAGCTTCAAGGCCAAAATGACCGAGTTGGGCTACATCGAGGGGGAAAACATCATTTATGACATACAGAGAACGAACTTTGAACCTGCCAAAGAAGAGCAAATTCTCAGGCAATTTGTAAAAGATAAAGTTGACCTGATTTTTACGTTTCCCACTGAGGTATCCATGGCTGCTAAGGCAGCCACCCAAGGGACAAACATCCCGGTGCTTTTTACCTTTGCCAACATAGAAGACACCAGCCTGGTTGACAGCGTACGCCAGCCCGGAGGAAATATCACCGGTGTTCGCTACCCCGGCCCAGACCTCGCGGTCAAGCGTTTTGAGATTATGCTCGAGTTGGTGCCGCAGGTCAAACGAATCTGGATACCCTATCAGCGAGGCTACCCTATTGTAGCCAGCCAGTTAAAGGTATTGTACCCGGTGGCAGAGGCCTCGGGTGTAACCTTGGTGGAATGTCCCGCCGACAATGCGGCAGAACTTGAGGCTGAACTGGATGCGCGGACTAAATCGGCTGATATTGGTATAGATGCCATGCTGATAATTGCTGAACCTCTTGGCGTGACGGCTGATGCTTTTGCAGTAATGGGTAAGTTTGCGGCTGAACACAAGGTGCCTATTGGCGGTGCCTTAATGTTGGTGGGAGACTATGGGTCTGTTTTTGGTGTGAACGTTAATACCGTCAATATGGGCAAACAGACAGCGATCCTGGCCGACAAAATCCTCAAAGGTACCCCGGCCAGCACCATCCCGGTTGTTTCAGCAGAGGGGTTTTTCCAGTTCAATTACAAAGCGGCTCAAGAACTGGGGCTGACGGTGCCTGAAGGTTTATTGAGCAAGGCAGATGAGATAATTCGTTAA
- a CDS encoding ABC transporter substrate-binding protein — protein MNLSKQIRFRRQILFLILLVAIGTLLGSCGKKTQKVYRVGILTSFAPMLTIAEGFKAGMTELGYIEGKNIVYDVQVKDADPEGEKQTVEKFINDKVDLIFTFPTGASVTAYSTAHGKGIPMVFAMCGVEGNIPIESVAHPGRNITGVRFPGPDNVVKHLEIMIELKPQAKRVWVTYDPSYPNTPIMLDALRLAASSLGVTLVESSHTDANEVEADLQARAASGDVGIDAILLLPEALSQSPSASGVIIKFANKYHIPVGGGVPYTLDLGAVFSFLPDDFEMGKMAAPLADKIFKGTPAGSIMLATPANYLWLNYKAAQELGLTVSEGLLSRAKKIIR, from the coding sequence GGTACACTTTTGGGCAGTTGTGGTAAAAAAACGCAAAAGGTATATCGGGTGGGTATTCTGACGAGCTTTGCCCCTATGCTCACTATAGCAGAGGGCTTCAAGGCCGGAATGACAGAGTTGGGTTACATAGAGGGCAAGAACATCGTTTATGATGTGCAAGTAAAGGACGCTGACCCCGAAGGGGAAAAGCAGACTGTTGAGAAATTTATAAACGATAAGGTTGATTTAATTTTCACTTTTCCAACCGGCGCAAGCGTTACGGCTTATAGTACAGCCCACGGGAAAGGCATCCCAATGGTTTTTGCTATGTGTGGCGTAGAAGGAAACATTCCGATAGAGAGCGTGGCCCATCCAGGCAGGAATATAACCGGCGTTCGCTTCCCCGGCCCGGACAACGTGGTTAAACATCTGGAGATTATGATTGAATTGAAGCCACAGGCCAAACGAGTTTGGGTAACCTATGACCCAAGTTATCCTAACACGCCCATTATGCTGGATGCGCTGCGCTTAGCGGCTTCGTCTTTGGGTGTAACCTTAGTGGAATCTTCTCACACTGATGCTAACGAAGTTGAGGCTGACCTGCAGGCACGAGCTGCATCTGGCGATGTCGGCATAGATGCCATTCTGCTTCTGCCTGAGGCCCTTTCTCAGTCGCCAAGTGCTTCTGGGGTGATAATCAAGTTTGCTAATAAATATCATATACCAGTTGGCGGTGGCGTGCCCTATACGTTAGACCTTGGCGCTGTATTCAGTTTTCTTCCTGACGACTTTGAAATGGGCAAAATGGCCGCGCCCTTAGCTGACAAAATTTTCAAAGGCACTCCAGCCGGCTCTATTATGTTAGCAACACCGGCGAATTATCTATGGCTGAATTACAAAGCAGCTCAAGAGCTCGGCTTGACAGTATCTGAAGGCTTGCTAAGCAGAGCAAAGAAAATAATTCGTTAA